The genomic DNA ATATAATTAATCTGATCCGGTTCAATCTCCAACTTCTTTAGTGCGTCTAGTAGATTCTTTGAGTTATATGGAAAACTCGTATCGAATAGAATATTGAGATTTGCATTTTTATCGTGAATGTATAATGATGATGATGCAAAAACATGTCCGCTTGTACCTTTTATAAGCCTGATGATATTACATGAAGTATTTTCTTGCAGTTCTATACTTGTTTCAGCGTCTACAGTTACTTTCTCCATAGTAATGCGAATTAAGGGTTGAAAAAAAGGCACATAAATGCAACGGCTAGCCTACCAAATACATGAACCAGCAAGCCGTTTGTCGATCGAACTTTAGACGCTCTTTGAATGCCAGTCTTCTCCTCTAGCCAGTTGAAGAAAGACTCAATGGGTTGACGTACCCTAGACAC from Bacteroidales bacterium includes the following:
- a CDS encoding transposase, with protein sequence MYTPVKGVKGQAESIKYFDKAAADLFSTVVSRVRQPIESFFNWLEEKTGIQRASKVRSTNGLLVHVFGRLAVAFMCLFFNP